Proteins from a single region of Vibrio sp. DW001:
- the oadA gene encoding sodium-extruding oxaloacetate decarboxylase subunit alpha, with protein MSKIVKPLGITDVVLRDAHQSLFATRLRLDDMLPIASKLDEIGYWSLESWGGATFDSCIRFLGEDPWERLRELKKVMPNTKQQMLFRGQNILGYRHYADDVVDKFVERAVVNGMDVFRVFDALNDVRNMQQAIKAVNRQGAHAQGTICYTTSPVHTMQSWIDVAEQLVECGVDSIAIKDMSGVMSPYEAYELVSTLKKQLDVELHLHCHSTAGIADMTMLKAIEAGVDRVDTAISSMSGTYGHPATESIVAALKGTERDTGLDIEKLENIAAYFREVRKKYHAFEGQMKGADSRILVAQVPGGMLTNMEGQLKQQNALDRIDEVLEEIPRVRKDLGYIPLVTPTSQIVGTQAVINVMMGERYKTITKETAGVLKGEYGQTPAPMDASLQARVLDGAKPITCRPADLIEPEVSTLTESVKAKAKEKGITLAESEIDDVLTVALFDQVAWKFLENRHNPEAFEPVPTVADPVPKAATKSTADESAVYTVNVNNQAYVVQINEGADPDVLAVANTAPVAGLTSTPAAPTGNAETVSAPLAGNIWKIHVKIGETVKEGDVILILEAMKMETEIRAARGGVIESVTVSEGDSVQVGDALVALA; from the coding sequence ATGTCCAAAATAGTTAAGCCACTAGGTATCACCGACGTCGTACTGCGCGATGCACACCAATCACTTTTTGCTACTCGCCTTCGTTTAGACGACATGCTACCCATTGCTTCAAAACTCGATGAGATCGGATATTGGTCTTTAGAATCTTGGGGAGGAGCAACGTTCGACTCATGCATCCGATTCCTAGGGGAAGACCCATGGGAGCGTTTGCGTGAACTCAAAAAAGTGATGCCGAATACCAAGCAACAGATGCTTTTCCGAGGGCAAAATATTCTCGGTTATCGTCACTACGCTGATGATGTCGTCGATAAGTTTGTAGAACGTGCCGTGGTCAACGGTATGGATGTTTTCCGTGTATTCGATGCATTGAATGATGTTCGTAATATGCAACAAGCGATTAAAGCGGTGAATCGTCAGGGAGCACATGCTCAAGGTACTATCTGCTATACAACAAGTCCTGTGCATACAATGCAGTCGTGGATAGACGTCGCCGAACAACTGGTTGAGTGTGGTGTTGATTCTATTGCGATTAAAGATATGTCCGGAGTGATGTCGCCTTATGAGGCGTATGAGCTGGTCTCTACTCTGAAGAAGCAATTGGATGTTGAATTGCACCTCCATTGCCATTCAACCGCAGGTATTGCCGATATGACAATGCTTAAGGCTATTGAAGCAGGTGTAGACCGTGTGGATACGGCGATCTCTTCGATGAGTGGTACCTACGGGCACCCAGCAACTGAATCTATTGTTGCGGCACTGAAAGGCACCGAGCGCGATACGGGTCTTGATATCGAAAAACTAGAGAATATTGCGGCTTATTTTCGTGAGGTTCGTAAGAAATACCACGCGTTTGAAGGCCAAATGAAAGGCGCTGATTCTCGTATCTTGGTTGCACAGGTTCCGGGTGGCATGCTCACCAACATGGAAGGGCAACTTAAGCAGCAAAACGCGCTTGACCGTATTGATGAAGTGCTAGAAGAGATCCCTCGTGTCCGCAAGGATCTTGGTTATATACCACTGGTTACTCCAACGTCTCAAATTGTCGGTACTCAGGCTGTGATTAACGTGATGATGGGTGAACGCTATAAAACCATCACAAAAGAAACAGCAGGTGTATTAAAAGGTGAGTATGGTCAGACACCAGCACCGATGGATGCGTCACTGCAAGCGCGAGTGTTAGATGGCGCGAAACCGATAACCTGTCGCCCAGCCGATCTTATTGAACCGGAAGTGTCCACCCTAACAGAATCGGTAAAAGCAAAAGCGAAGGAAAAAGGCATCACACTGGCCGAAAGTGAAATTGATGATGTGTTAACGGTTGCTCTATTTGATCAAGTAGCATGGAAATTCCTTGAGAATCGTCACAACCCAGAGGCATTTGAGCCTGTTCCGACGGTGGCTGATCCAGTACCAAAAGCAGCAACAAAATCGACCGCAGATGAAAGCGCGGTATATACCGTAAACGTAAACAACCAAGCTTACGTGGTTCAAATCAACGAAGGGGCAGATCCTGATGTGTTAGCTGTTGCCAACACCGCACCTGTCGCTGGACTAACATCAACGCCTGCTGCACCTACTGGCAACGCTGAAACAGTATCAGCTCCACTAGCGGGTAATATCTGGAAGATCCACGTCAAGATAGGTGAAACGGTAAAAGAAGGTGACGTTATTCTGATTCTAGAAGCGATGAAAATGGAAACGGAAATTAGAGCCGCACGTGGCGGTGTTATCGAAAGTGTCACCGTTTCTGAAGGTGATTCCGTTCAGGTTGGCGATGCACTCGTTGCACTAGCATAA
- a CDS encoding anthrone oxygenase family protein codes for MSHHLIIALYIFAAISTGLLAGIYFIFSNTVMPALAGMATTSAAEVMQRINRLILNPPFLVLFMGSAFASLLIISLSLFGLGIPDSTLGVLAAGLTMTTFISTIGGSVPLNNLLESTHLHSTSLEKTWLHYLSKWIKWNHIRAVLSSIATVLYSVELTLIAF; via the coding sequence ATGTCACATCATCTGATCATTGCTCTCTATATTTTTGCAGCGATATCGACAGGGTTGTTGGCAGGTATTTACTTTATTTTTTCAAATACCGTAATGCCCGCATTAGCGGGCATGGCGACAACTTCAGCTGCTGAAGTCATGCAACGCATAAACCGCCTCATTTTGAATCCACCTTTTTTGGTATTATTCATGGGCTCCGCATTCGCAAGCTTGCTCATCATTAGCTTAAGCTTATTTGGTTTAGGAATACCAGACAGTACTTTGGGTGTATTGGCAGCAGGGCTGACTATGACTACTTTTATCTCCACTATCGGGGGTAGTGTACCCCTAAACAATCTACTTGAAAGCACCCATTTACACTCCACTTCATTAGAAAAGACATGGTTGCATTACCTCAGCAAATGGATAAAGTGGAATCACATACGCGCAGTGTTGAGTTCTATTGCCACTGTACTCTATTCTGTTGAACTCACACTAATAGCATTCTAA
- a CDS encoding OadG family protein, whose protein sequence is MNEGPIILEGVTLMALGMGFVFCFLALLVGATRLLSFVAIKLQPPAAPNAVSATRSAVTTSDDTMVAAITAALHHHKKKISQ, encoded by the coding sequence ATGAATGAAGGTCCGATAATTCTCGAAGGCGTAACATTAATGGCTCTTGGCATGGGTTTCGTTTTCTGCTTCTTAGCCTTATTAGTAGGGGCAACGCGCCTGCTATCTTTCGTTGCTATCAAGCTCCAACCTCCTGCTGCTCCAAACGCCGTGTCGGCAACACGATCTGCGGTCACCACCTCCGATGACACTATGGTTGCTGCCATTACTGCAGCACTTCATCACCATAAGAAAAAAATCAGTCAATAG
- a CDS encoding PhzF family phenazine biosynthesis protein, with protein MKCKLVDVFAHKKLTGNGLTIFYDFDSLTKHEMLVLTREMKQFESIFLSKRAKDGSFRAHIFTVDEELDFAGHPLIGLGAHLHEEYGTNDLHTWNIELNQQHVELTSKPYADYYQVTMDQGKPLFVQEYGNHELNEIITAMSLKQADIAPYPLEVISTGLPYLIVPIVSGIEDARIVVNHFEALLEKHGAKFAYILDVNNFEGRTWDNQGNVEDIATGSAAGPCAAFLFKHKLVSGKQPFTLSQGRFLERPSKMGINLIIDSDTISHILVHGQVCKIANIEFV; from the coding sequence ATGAAATGCAAACTTGTTGATGTCTTTGCACACAAAAAACTCACAGGTAATGGTCTCACTATTTTCTATGATTTTGACTCATTGACTAAACATGAAATGTTGGTTCTTACACGCGAAATGAAGCAATTTGAATCCATTTTCCTGTCGAAAAGAGCGAAAGATGGGTCTTTTCGTGCACATATTTTCACTGTAGATGAAGAGCTCGATTTTGCCGGGCACCCATTAATCGGGTTAGGCGCTCATTTACATGAAGAGTACGGTACAAATGACCTTCATACGTGGAACATAGAATTAAACCAACAGCACGTGGAACTGACTTCAAAACCCTATGCTGACTATTATCAAGTGACCATGGATCAAGGTAAGCCTCTTTTTGTTCAAGAATATGGAAACCATGAACTCAACGAAATTATTACGGCGATGAGTTTAAAACAGGCGGATATCGCACCCTATCCTCTGGAAGTCATTTCAACAGGCTTACCTTACCTCATCGTACCGATAGTCAGTGGAATTGAGGATGCTCGTATTGTGGTTAACCATTTTGAAGCATTGTTAGAAAAACATGGTGCAAAGTTTGCCTATATTCTTGATGTAAATAATTTTGAAGGGCGGACTTGGGATAACCAAGGCAATGTTGAAGATATCGCTACTGGCAGCGCCGCTGGCCCTTGCGCAGCTTTTCTCTTTAAACACAAACTTGTATCAGGTAAACAACCATTCACTTTATCTCAGGGCCGATTTTTAGAACGCCCAAGCAAGATGGGGATCAACTTGATAATAGATAGCGACACCATTAGTCATATACTGGTCCATGGGCAAGTCTGTAAGATTGCTAATATTGAGTTTGTTTAA
- a CDS encoding NAD(P)H-binding protein produces the protein MNESNAPILVIGGTGKTGKRVVQGLHEKELNVRVGSRSGHPVFDWDDAETWKPALQGVRAVYLTYFPDLAVSQAPSAIRRFCKIAKSAGTEHIVLLSGRGEPAAQHCEQIVQSSGMDWTVIRASWFNQNFNEGAFNSMVEAGVMALPVDNIGEPFIDVNDIADVALSALTDPKHRGQLYEVTGPRLLTFADVADELTQATGKKIRFLAISAETFTEQLTLQQVPKETINMLLFLFKEVLDGRNATVCDGIERALGRPATDFSVYAANLPKTDHI, from the coding sequence ATGAATGAATCTAACGCACCAATCTTAGTCATCGGTGGCACGGGCAAGACAGGTAAACGAGTTGTACAAGGTTTACACGAAAAAGAACTCAATGTACGAGTGGGCTCTCGCTCAGGGCATCCTGTATTTGACTGGGACGACGCAGAAACATGGAAACCAGCTCTACAAGGTGTCAGGGCTGTTTATTTAACTTATTTCCCAGACCTTGCGGTATCTCAAGCACCATCAGCCATTCGCCGTTTCTGCAAAATAGCAAAAAGCGCAGGCACTGAACATATCGTTTTATTGTCTGGTAGAGGCGAACCTGCCGCACAACATTGCGAGCAAATTGTCCAAAGCTCAGGAATGGATTGGACGGTAATTCGGGCTAGTTGGTTTAATCAAAACTTTAATGAAGGTGCGTTTAATAGCATGGTTGAGGCGGGCGTAATGGCGCTGCCTGTCGACAATATTGGCGAACCCTTTATTGATGTTAATGATATTGCTGATGTCGCTTTAAGTGCTTTAACTGATCCCAAGCATAGAGGTCAATTATATGAAGTAACGGGTCCACGCTTGCTGACCTTTGCTGATGTTGCGGACGAGTTAACGCAAGCTACTGGCAAAAAAATTCGGTTTCTTGCTATATCAGCGGAAACCTTTACCGAGCAGTTGACCCTACAACAGGTTCCAAAAGAGACGATCAATATGTTGCTTTTTTTGTTTAAAGAAGTACTCGATGGCCGCAACGCAACGGTATGTGATGGTATTGAACGAGCTCTTGGAAGACCCGCGACCGACTTTTCAGTATATGCCGCCAATCTGCCAAAAACAGACCATATCTAA
- a CDS encoding GGGtGRT protein has product MPKFENYERREKQILTALQANDFDSLEQAEEYCLEKNIDPRKIVKETQKIAFDNAGWAYVLGAAIALKQQSHTASDAANYIGEGLQAFCIPGSVAEQRKVGLGHGHLAARLLSETTECFCFLAGHESFAAAEGAIKIALNANKVRDRKLKVILIGLGKDAAYLISRINGFTYVETKFNYDTSELVELSRRSFSKGSNGDILCYGADDVREGVAMMHKENVQVSITGNSTNPTRFQHPVAGTYKKERLEQGQSFFSVASGGGTGRTLHPDNVAAGPASYGMTDTMGRMHCDAQFAGSSSVPAHVEMMGFIGMGNNPMVGATVATAVAIEQAIN; this is encoded by the coding sequence ATGCCAAAGTTTGAAAATTATGAACGAAGAGAAAAACAAATTCTTACCGCATTGCAGGCTAATGACTTTGATAGTTTGGAGCAGGCTGAAGAATACTGCCTTGAAAAAAATATTGATCCAAGAAAAATCGTTAAGGAAACGCAGAAAATCGCCTTCGATAATGCAGGGTGGGCATACGTCTTAGGCGCTGCTATTGCGTTGAAACAGCAGTCCCATACCGCATCAGATGCCGCAAATTATATTGGCGAGGGGCTGCAAGCTTTCTGTATTCCCGGTTCAGTTGCTGAGCAGCGAAAAGTTGGCTTGGGACATGGTCATTTGGCCGCGCGTTTGCTTAGTGAAACGACAGAATGTTTCTGTTTTCTTGCCGGACATGAGTCATTTGCCGCGGCGGAAGGTGCGATAAAAATAGCACTTAATGCGAACAAGGTTAGAGATAGAAAGCTGAAAGTTATTCTTATTGGTTTAGGTAAAGACGCGGCGTATTTAATTTCTCGTATTAATGGTTTTACCTATGTGGAAACCAAATTTAACTACGACACCAGCGAACTTGTTGAACTGTCTCGTCGCTCTTTTTCTAAAGGTTCTAATGGAGACATCTTATGTTATGGAGCGGACGATGTCAGAGAGGGTGTTGCAATGATGCATAAAGAAAATGTTCAGGTTTCTATTACAGGTAACTCAACCAACCCAACTCGATTCCAACATCCGGTGGCTGGTACCTACAAAAAAGAACGCTTAGAACAGGGACAATCTTTCTTTTCTGTTGCCTCCGGTGGTGGTACAGGACGCACTCTGCATCCAGATAATGTAGCGGCTGGGCCTGCCTCTTATGGTATGACAGACACGATGGGGCGAATGCACTGCGACGCACAATTTGCTGGTTCTTCATCTGTACCAGCCCATGTAGAAATGATGGGATTTATCGGTATGGGGAATAACCCAATGGTAGGCGCGACAGTAGCAACAGCCGTTGCTATTGAACAAGCCATAAACTAA
- a CDS encoding AraC family transcriptional regulator — MADNLESFAIQKVRSSQRSVDRRAGDPLGDIFHLLKMNSVFYTRSELTAPWGMEMPEIDQSFMFHIVVHGHCYVEVEGEKTSLSKGDFVMVPHGLGHCIFDHATSCRVPLLELPIESLSDHYEVLSYGGKGEQTVLICGAVSFDHPIACRLLALMPHFIKIGSGQSQYHHVIHSTMSMLAQEAKYANVGGEAVITRLADILVIQSLRAWLAQFESDQNSWLAALRDKRLSKAMLAIHHKPEVSWTVESLANEAGMSRTTFSEHFKRMVGDSPLNYLTQYRMTLASRRLIGSRESVLDIALSLGYQSEAAFSRAYKKQIGVPPSTTRKCGKP; from the coding sequence ATGGCGGATAACTTAGAATCATTTGCAATACAGAAGGTTAGAAGTTCTCAACGGTCTGTGGATAGAAGGGCGGGTGACCCACTAGGGGATATCTTTCACCTGCTTAAAATGAATAGCGTATTTTATACCCGTTCAGAGCTCACGGCGCCTTGGGGGATGGAAATGCCGGAGATAGACCAATCGTTCATGTTTCATATCGTGGTCCACGGACATTGTTACGTTGAAGTTGAGGGAGAAAAGACGTCTCTTTCAAAAGGCGATTTCGTTATGGTGCCTCATGGTTTGGGTCACTGTATTTTCGACCATGCCACATCCTGTCGCGTTCCCTTATTAGAGTTACCAATAGAATCGTTAAGCGACCACTATGAGGTTCTGTCGTACGGTGGGAAAGGTGAGCAAACCGTGCTGATTTGTGGCGCGGTCAGCTTTGATCATCCGATTGCCTGCAGGTTATTAGCATTGATGCCTCATTTTATTAAGATTGGTTCTGGTCAAAGTCAGTATCATCACGTCATTCACAGCACCATGTCTATGCTCGCGCAAGAAGCGAAGTATGCGAATGTTGGTGGGGAAGCCGTGATTACACGTTTAGCCGACATTCTGGTCATACAGTCCCTTCGAGCGTGGTTAGCGCAATTTGAATCCGATCAGAACAGCTGGTTAGCGGCGCTTCGAGATAAAAGGTTAAGTAAGGCAATGTTGGCTATTCATCATAAACCAGAGGTGAGTTGGACTGTTGAGTCGCTAGCAAACGAAGCCGGTATGTCACGCACAACATTTTCGGAACATTTCAAACGGATGGTGGGCGACTCGCCCCTCAATTATCTCACTCAATATCGAATGACTTTAGCGAGCCGTCGACTAATCGGTAGTCGAGAAAGTGTATTAGACATCGCCTTGAGCTTGGGTTATCAATCAGAGGCGGCATTCAGCAGAGCGTATAAAAAACAAATAGGAGTCCCCCCAAGTACGACTCGAAAATGCGGTAAACCTTAA